A section of the Paenibacillus yonginensis genome encodes:
- a CDS encoding amino acid ABC transporter permease, producing MDDRKIQIFIDSLLPLLKAGVAFTIPLTLISFALGLILAILTALARLSNIGVLRQLARFYVWIIRGTPLLLQLFIIFYGLPSVGITLDPFPAAVIGFTLSVGAYGSEIVRAAILSIPNGQWEAADSLGMTRIQALRRIILPQAARVSVPPLANSFISLVKDTSLAGTITYVELFKKSQQITATTYEPLLIYSEAGLIYLLFCTVLSALQNNLERRLARYSAR from the coding sequence ATGGATGACCGTAAAATTCAAATCTTTATCGATTCGCTGCTGCCCCTGCTGAAAGCAGGGGTGGCTTTCACGATTCCGCTGACTTTGATTTCGTTTGCGCTTGGACTTATTCTGGCGATTCTGACGGCTCTGGCGAGACTTTCGAATATCGGGGTGCTCAGACAGCTCGCCCGTTTTTATGTATGGATCATTCGAGGCACACCGCTGCTGCTCCAGCTCTTTATTATTTTCTATGGGCTGCCGTCTGTAGGCATTACGCTCGACCCTTTTCCCGCAGCGGTGATTGGATTTACCCTCAGTGTCGGCGCTTATGGATCGGAGATCGTCCGGGCCGCGATTTTGTCGATTCCGAACGGCCAATGGGAGGCTGCCGATTCGCTTGGCATGACCAGAATCCAGGCTTTGCGGCGTATAATTTTACCTCAGGCCGCCAGAGTTTCAGTGCCGCCATTGGCAAACTCTTTTATCAGCCTGGTGAAGGATACTTCATTGGCTGGAACCATTACTTACGTAGAGCTGTTTAAGAAATCCCAGCAGATAACGGCCACCACATATGAACCTTTGCTGATCTATTCCGAAGCGGGACTAATTTATCTTCTCTTCTGTACGGTGTTGTCGGCGCTGCAAAATAACCTGGAAAGACGGCTTGCCCGTTATTCGGCGCGATAG
- a CDS encoding amino acid ABC transporter ATP-binding protein, with amino-acid sequence MIQIQNLHKSFGALEVLKGIDLSLEKGKVLVIIGPSGSGKTTLLRCLNLLETPDEGRLTVGDVTLDFHAGSRPKPKEVLALRKRTGMVFQSYNLFPHMTALANVMEAQITVQGKSKEEARRRAAELLGKVGLADKADNYPHQLSGGQQQRVGIARAMAVDPEVLLFDEPTSALDPELVSEVLKVMKQLAAEGMTMAVVTHEMKFAADVADQVILIDQGQIIEQGPPSEVLQHPSSPRAAAFLNVLTQRDI; translated from the coding sequence ATGATCCAAATTCAAAATTTGCATAAATCGTTTGGAGCCCTTGAGGTGCTGAAAGGCATTGATCTTTCCTTGGAAAAAGGCAAGGTGCTTGTCATTATCGGCCCTTCGGGCTCGGGCAAGACTACCCTGCTGCGCTGTCTGAACCTGCTGGAAACGCCTGACGAAGGACGTCTTACGGTAGGTGACGTCACGCTGGATTTTCATGCGGGGTCCAGGCCTAAACCGAAGGAAGTGCTGGCGCTGCGCAAACGAACGGGTATGGTGTTCCAGTCGTATAATTTGTTTCCGCATATGACGGCGCTGGCGAATGTGATGGAAGCCCAGATCACGGTACAGGGGAAAAGCAAGGAGGAAGCGAGAAGACGGGCGGCTGAACTGCTGGGCAAGGTGGGTCTGGCGGATAAGGCGGATAATTATCCGCATCAGCTTTCCGGGGGCCAGCAGCAGCGGGTCGGCATCGCCCGGGCGATGGCGGTTGACCCGGAAGTGCTGCTGTTTGACGAGCCCACCTCAGCCCTTGACCCCGAACTGGTGAGCGAGGTGCTTAAAGTGATGAAGCAGCTCGCAGCCGAAGGCATGACGATGGCCGTTGTCACCCATGAAATGAAATTTGCGGCCGATGTGGCGGATCAGGTGATTCTGATTGATCAGGGCCAAATTATCGAGCAGGGGCCGCCTTCCGAGGTGCTGCAGCACCCGTCAAGTCCGCGGGCCGCTGCTTTCCTGAATGTGCTGACGCAAAGGGATATTTAA